A genomic segment from Leptolyngbya boryana PCC 6306 encodes:
- a CDS encoding glycoside hydrolase family 5 protein: MIRSILHRHLSRKPFYPILFVAAIAAILFNFIAPESLPSVAQMTVRIQLPLSTRGSEIVDAAGQPVLLRGVNWFGLETETNSPHGLWARDYKEMLGQIKGLGYNVIRLPYSVQGLRAAEVSGINFAIGSNQELQGKKPIEVMDAVIQEAGQQGLMVLLDSHRLNNQRIPELWYGDGFTEEDWISTWTMLAERYKNQPHVIGADLKNEPHGKASWGTGDRATDWRLAAERAGNAILKVNRNWLIVVEGVENNVPGQRLKHWMGGNLEGVKRFPVRLAVQNRVVYSPHEYGAGVFQQPWFSAIDFPRNLTTRWEQGFFYIVRQKIAPIFVGEFGGRQVDEKSKEGIWQRRFVDYLKRNQLGFAYWSWNPNSQDTGGILQDDWVAIDQPKQQLLNQLLPVQPMQTQAR, encoded by the coding sequence TTGATTCGATCAATTTTGCATCGGCACTTGAGCCGTAAACCGTTCTATCCAATTCTGTTTGTCGCCGCGATCGCCGCAATTCTTTTCAATTTCATTGCACCTGAATCTTTGCCTTCCGTGGCTCAAATGACCGTGCGAATTCAACTTCCGCTCTCGACACGGGGATCTGAGATTGTAGATGCGGCAGGGCAACCTGTGTTGCTGCGAGGGGTGAACTGGTTTGGACTGGAGACAGAGACGAATTCGCCGCATGGGCTTTGGGCGCGTGACTATAAAGAAATGTTGGGGCAGATCAAGGGGTTGGGATACAACGTGATTCGATTGCCGTATTCGGTGCAAGGATTGCGGGCGGCTGAGGTAAGCGGGATCAATTTTGCGATCGGGAGCAATCAGGAATTACAGGGGAAAAAGCCGATCGAGGTAATGGATGCAGTGATCCAAGAGGCAGGACAGCAAGGATTGATGGTGTTACTGGATAGCCATCGCTTAAATAATCAGCGCATTCCTGAGCTTTGGTATGGCGATGGATTTACAGAAGAGGATTGGATTTCCACTTGGACAATGCTGGCAGAGCGATATAAGAATCAGCCGCATGTGATTGGGGCTGATTTGAAAAATGAACCGCATGGCAAAGCAAGTTGGGGTACTGGAGATCGAGCAACAGATTGGCGATTGGCGGCAGAACGGGCTGGAAATGCCATTTTGAAAGTAAATCGCAATTGGCTGATTGTGGTCGAAGGGGTTGAGAACAATGTGCCAGGGCAGAGACTGAAGCACTGGATGGGCGGCAATCTTGAAGGGGTGAAGCGATTCCCGGTTCGTTTAGCCGTGCAGAATCGCGTGGTTTACTCGCCGCATGAATATGGTGCAGGGGTCTTTCAGCAGCCTTGGTTTTCTGCGATCGATTTTCCGCGGAATCTGACCACCCGATGGGAGCAAGGATTTTTTTATATTGTCCGACAAAAGATTGCGCCGATCTTTGTTGGAGAGTTCGGCGGTCGGCAAGTTGACGAAAAATCTAAAGAAGGGATTTGGCAGCGCCGATTTGTGGATTATTTGAAGCGCAACCAATTAGGATTCGCGTATTGGAGTTGGAATCCGAATAGCCAGGATACAGGTGGGATTTTGCAGGATGATTGGGTCGCGATCGATCAACCGAAACAACAGTTACTCAATCAATTGCTCCCCGTTCAACCGATGCAGACCCAAGCTCGTTAA
- the rpaB gene encoding response regulator transcription factor RpaB translates to MESHKEKILVVDDEASIRRILETRLSMIGYDVVTAADGEEALDTFRNADPDLVVLDVMMPKLDGYGVCQELRKESDVPIIMLTALGDVADRITGLELGADDYVVKPFSPKELEARIRSVLRRVDKTGVTGIPSSGVIHINSIRIDTNKRQVYKGDERIRLTGMEFSLLELLVSRSGEPFSRSEILQEVWGYTPERHVDTRVVDVHISRLRAKLEDDPSNPELILTARGTGYLFQRILEPGEEL, encoded by the coding sequence GTGGAAAGTCATAAAGAAAAAATTCTGGTTGTAGACGATGAAGCAAGCATTCGTCGTATTCTAGAAACTCGGCTCTCAATGATTGGTTACGATGTCGTGACGGCTGCTGATGGGGAAGAAGCCCTTGATACATTCCGCAACGCTGATCCCGATCTCGTCGTTCTCGACGTCATGATGCCAAAGCTGGATGGCTACGGTGTCTGCCAAGAACTCCGTAAAGAATCCGATGTCCCGATCATCATGCTCACTGCTCTGGGTGATGTTGCCGATCGTATTACCGGACTCGAATTGGGTGCAGATGATTATGTCGTCAAGCCATTCTCGCCTAAAGAACTCGAAGCTCGCATTCGTTCGGTTCTGCGTCGGGTAGACAAAACGGGCGTAACCGGAATTCCCAGTTCTGGCGTCATCCACATTAACAGCATTCGTATCGATACCAACAAACGCCAAGTTTACAAAGGGGACGAACGGATTCGCTTAACGGGCATGGAATTCAGCCTGCTCGAACTCTTAGTCAGCCGATCCGGCGAGCCATTTTCGCGATCGGAAATTCTCCAAGAAGTTTGGGGCTATACGCCTGAGCGCCATGTCGATACCCGCGTTGTAGACGTACATATCTCCCGCCTGCGCGCCAAACTGGAAGACGATCCGAGCAATCCAGAACTGATCTTGACGGCTCGTGGAACAGGCTATCTCTTTCAGCGCATTCTAGAACCCGGTGAAGAACTTTAA